The segment ATCCGGATGAACTGCAGGTCGCGACCCACGTGCAGCTCGACCTTGCGGGCCGTCTCGTCACCGTCCCAGCGGTCGACGGTGGCGGAGATGATCGTCGCGACCTCGCCTCCGTAGTGGTCGACCATGTAGGCGACGGCCTCGGAGACGACCCGGTCGCCGCGTGCCTGGAGGGCCTCGTCCTCCTGGAGGCGGACGGCGAGGTTCTGCAGCTCCTGCAGAGCGCGGCGCCGCAGCATCCCCTCCTCGTCCTGCAGCGTGTCGATGAGGGCGCGACGCAGGGCGTCCCACACGGCGACGCCCGTGCGGGTGACCTGCGGCTGGTTGAGCATGCGGGTCTTGAGCCGCTCGAACTTCTGCTGGGTCTCGGCGTCGTCCTCCAGGTCGTCGGCGAGGCGGCCGAGCCAGCCGTCCAACGCGCGGCGGGCGCGGTGGTCGGGCTGGCTGCGGATCTCGCTCACCCAGGAGACGGCCTCGAGGTGCAGGCGGGCGCCCACGCGCTCGTCGACCCACTGCGGGGTCCACCACGGTGCCCGCTCCCCCACGAGCGCGCTCACCTCGTCGGCGTTGTCGAGCAGCCACGCGTGCAGCTCGTCGAGGACGAGGTCGACCATGCCCACGTGGGCGCGCTCGGCCAGGACGTCACCCAGCAGCTTGCCGGCGACCGGCGCGAGCGGCTCCTCGACGAGACGCGGGATGATCGCCTCCTCCACGAGCGCGGCCACGTCCTCCGGTCGCACGCGGGTGAGGGCGTGGGCCGTGATCTTCGACCCCTCGCGCACGAGCCGGGCCG is part of the Aeromicrobium sp. Leaf245 genome and harbors:
- a CDS encoding DUF445 domain-containing protein yields the protein MSTSLTDPTGPALSSDPAADEERRRGLRRMRVVATSLLVVAAIVFLLTRERDGAWGYVNAASEAAMVGAIADWFAVTALFRHPLGLPIPHTAIIPRRKASLGASLQEFVTENFLRPEVVKERLESAELTRRTGVWLADGDHAARLVREGSKITAHALTRVRPEDVAALVEEAIIPRLVEEPLAPVAGKLLGDVLAERAHVGMVDLVLDELHAWLLDNADEVSALVGERAPWWTPQWVDERVGARLHLEAVSWVSEIRSQPDHRARRALDGWLGRLADDLEDDAETQQKFERLKTRMLNQPQVTRTGVAVWDALRRALIDTLQDEEGMLRRRALQELQNLAVRLQEDEALQARGDRVVSEAVAYMVDHYGGEVATIISATVDRWDGDETARKVELHVGRDLQFIRINGTVVGGLAGLVIHTVSHLV